Sequence from the Erythrolamprus reginae isolate rEryReg1 chromosome 2, rEryReg1.hap1, whole genome shotgun sequence genome:
CCGAACCATTGTAAGCATGAACCAGTGGTCAAATGACATGACcatgggtgtgtatgtgtgtgctgcaatgcttataagtgtgaaaaatagtcgtaagtcaattttttcagtgcagttgtaccTTTGAACGGTCACACTAAATGGGCTATAGTAAGAGTACTTGCAGTAGGCAAGGGAAATTAAATCAAGATTTAACATGTAGAGTATagcatatttctcaaaatataagacacacccccccccaaaaaaaagtggaTGAAAATGTCTGTGTCTTTTAGACCAAATACAGCTCTGGTTTTGGCCTCCtgtaacatacacacataccagtGCATCCTGTTTTCGCCAAACTAGGCGTTTTTGGCAAAGGGCTTGGGAGGCCTGCACAGGGCTCCCGGGGGCTCGgaagggcaaaaacgggaggagTTTGGCCCctccaaaaatggcctgtttcggcaaaaatgggacacacagggaggcctgcagaatgctcctgggggctggcaAGGACAAAAGTTGGATGTGCAAAGGCCAAAAACTATTTgttcttgttttcctcttcaaaaTCGAGTTGAGTCTTATAGTcataaaaatatggtaattttagTCAAAAGACCCAgagttttcttatttatttgtttgtttgtttgtttattatttatttatttactgttaagagttgaaaggaaccatgacggccatcgagttcaaccccctgcccaagcaggaaccctatagtacaccagtcaagtggcagttcaatcttctcttaaaaatgtcaagtgttggagttcacaacgtccgctggtaggttgttccattggttgatcgctctgaccttcaggaagttcctccttatctccatcaCATGCAGCATATTTTGTGACCCCCTTTTGGCCAGTAAAAGGCCAGAAAAGAGCAGAGGTGTAATTTGCTGGGATTTGCTTCCGTATATTATTAGTAAGTGTACAAGTATAGTATTACAGTTGGTAAACCATGTTTTATCACTTGATTACTCCGTTCGTCTAATTTATTAACCTGGCTACTGAATTAACCCATTCTCTGAGTTTGCTATTATTCCAAACAATCAATTAACCAAATATGCATTGGGGCAGAGAAGCTAAATCATAACAaagtaaaaaaatagaatttcttACTTTAGGataaagtagaataaaatagtGTTAACCATTAGTTGAGGAGATTCCTGGGCAGAGGCATGAGCAATTCTTGTTAGTCACGAAGTCGTGTGCGACTCATCACaatcccatggacaacgttcttACAGATATTCCTGTTTTCTACcagcctctggagtccatttaagctcatgcctattGCTTCAGTGAGTCCATCCAGCCACCTGAGTCTCTGTACTCccgttcttcttttgccctcaatctttcccagcattaggctcttgtCCATTAAGtcattccttctcattaggtggccaaagtatttgagtctcATCTTCAGGATTGCATGAGTAATCGGAACTTCATGTGTTTCGTGTGATCTTTTCTCGTCGGGGTTTTTTTAAGTCCAGAAGGGCACCAATAACTACACTCTTACTCAAGTGTATTAATTAAATGTGTTTTATTTTACATCATGATGTGAGAACGTAACACCTATTTAATAAAGTTTTGTAACTTCACTCAGAATACACTTTTAATGCACAATAAAAAAAGCATTCCATCTTACAAATTGTTTGGAATCCAAATATACAATAGCTTGGAAAACAAATAAGTTTAGAAAAATGAATGCTAATGTAAAAAGACTACTTGAACCTATAAGAGTAGAGTTTGTGTATGGCTCTTCTTTACAGTTTCCTTACTGCATCATCGATATCAGAAATCTGTTCCTTCAGCTGGCTCCACTGTTCTGGATTTAGAGATATGCCTGAAATAAACCAAATAAATCCTTGAAAAATAGTATAGTTCCACAGCCATTCTATAACCTAAGTTAATTTTGCAACTGCAGAATTTACCACTGTTTCTAGGGATCTGCTGCTGACAACCCATAGCTCCATGTTAAAAACATTTCAAATTTAAACATGTATAAACATGTATAATATGAAAGACAAATTGGGGTTAGCTGAATTATTCAGGTGCCTTGCATAACTGAACCCCTTGGTAATTGGCAATAAAAGATAGTGAATTAATTACCAGAAGAAAATGGcattaataaattatataactGGACAGAGGGCATTGAAGCAGTAACAAACAACTTGAGGAATATTTCATCTTTAGCACTGAATTTTCTGAAAGCAAAATTCATGACACTGTGCCACAGCTTTCTTTAAATAATGAATATACTCAAAAATATTGATTCATATCTCTGATTTTCATCAAACCAAGTGTTCACATGAGTTGTCAAAAACAGGATGTCAAAAACAAGTTGCCTGATAAACAGTCAAGTTGATTTATAAAAGCAGGCAGATCTGATAACATTACACTTTGCAGAACACACCATTTCAAGGTTTCGAGAAATCACTCACATTATTTTCCAGCCTGTTTAAAATGTTTAGACAAGCCTCTCAGGAAGGTAAGAGCAATTATATAATTAAACTGTAACAGATTTAATAACAAAAGGAGCCCTGAAGTCTTACTTCATGCAGAAATTATGCCAGTTATCATCCAAAGCTAGCTTAATAAGGCAACTTGTACCTCCTGTCAAAACAGGAAAACATCAATTCAGTCTGTTGTAACTACCCAGAAAACTTTGGCCTTTTCTGAAACAAAACTTCTGATGCTTCCAATTAAAGCTGCACACAGAGTGCAGAACATAAATAGGAATTATGGAAAGAGAGTTAATCTATTAACAACATTTTATAATGATTGACATCTCATTTCATACATTTTGCATTGGATAGCATATCTAGAAGCATCATGTGCCTTGTTCAGGTCTACAAACTTGAGAACTGTGGTGCAAGATTATAGGCTTTTCCCCAAATATGGAGCTAAATTTTAGAATTACCTTGCCAAATGAgtccaaaatgaaattcaactcACATTGACAACTCAAGTTTTGTATAATGCTAAAAACAGATGGACAGACTTGGAGAATATATTCATCTTCTGATTTCTGGAACATGTGTGATAAGCTAGAAAAAGGCCCTAAAATTGCCAATAGCAGAGAAATGACAGCCTTCCTATAAATCAATGTCCAACATTCCTGAAACTATCTTCAGGATAGACACACCATTCAAGGGAGCAATAGAAGCACCTAAACTTTATATAAATAAGATGACTGATATAAATCCTTCGCACAAGGTACAGATTCACATGCCAAAATACGGCTTTTTAGTAGATGCCTTTCATAGTGGCTAACCAGATAAAAACAACAGAATGAGGTAGAAAAATCAACAGCATTACTTTAgtcaacagaaaaaaacacataCCTGAAAGCTATTCTATGTGTAAACACTCActtgaaagttttttaaaaaacagcatttAAGAAAAAGTTTTTATCCCAACCACATTCCTTCTTATTATACAACTGCCCTGTACTGCGCTCAGTGCTGCACTATCAAAAGACATAAAAAATAATTTACCTTGTAAGTTAATTAGAATACCTTGTATTTAGGTCTGGGGCACATGGACTTaatattgcaaataaataaaatcacatctAAATGTTGAAACAGTACATACAAATAGATAATTAGTTATAGCTATAGTTAGTTatagtttgttagatttgtatgccgcccctctccgaagactcggagcgactcacaacataacagtgatacaatacattacaaatccaatagtagaaaattaaatcaatttaaaaaacattaataacaaaataaaatccctaactatacaatcatacacattcagcctaatccatcatacagtaaggctgaaagcataataaaaaaagggggggaaggtgGTAATTACCTTTTCTGCCAGGTTTCATTTCACCTTCTTGATCCATCCAATATTCTCTAATATCAATTAGGACTTTACCTTTAAAGTCCCGAACATTGACGtatctcattttaccaatctgtTGGGAAATTAGAAAGTTCAATCATTACTTCAATAAGCACACCGAAGTACTGTCTTTAATCACTAccaatattttgaatattgaacTAAAGTTGCAATTTATATTCTAAAACAAATGAGACCAGACAATGGTATCCCTGTGGCTCCTATATTTTTGGCAGTATAATTCTTATTTTTTACCCAAGGACAAACATTCATCCTGTAAACTGTTATGCCCTCCAAAGTGGCCGAAAATGTCAACTGCACCCACTTCCAGGATGTCACTGGGTTAACAGTCACATTTCTCTGACATTTGAAAGAGGAAATTATCATATCCAATGTGGATCTGGCTTCAAAAACACtgcctagcccagtgatggtgaacctatggcacaggtgccacaggtggcacgtggagccatatctgctggcacgcgagtcgtggtcctagttcagctccaaagtACATgtttgccagctgatttttggctcacacagaggctctgggggggacgtttttggcttccagagagcctccgggggagatgtggaagggcatttttaccctcctccagctccagggaaacctttggggtcttgggagggcgaaacacgagcctactggacccaccagaagtagggaaacgggctgtttccggcctccagagagcctctaggaggTGGAGCaaattgttttcaccctccccaagcactgaattatagctgtgggcacttgcgcatgcacaatattgtgcgcacatgctcttttggcacccgaggggaaaaagatttgccatcactggtctagtccaatgatggtgaaccttttagacaccGAGGGGCCAAACGGCGCATGAATGTCCAAATTGAAAGGTGTGTGAGCACGCACACATGGTCATACGTGTGTTTGCTGGCCGGCAGGAGACAATGCATCCCAACAGTGGCAGCATGAtaagaggtaagatctttttctttggTGAGCATCTGTTTTGTTTGCAGGGAAAaagaagctccttaaaacccacctctgctgtcaggcatgggggaattgaaacatctcccccttgcccatgtagtttctttgtatgattcgattgtgtgcttgttttttatatattggggtttcttttggattttttaacctaaaactgtaatttagattgctaaatattagatttgttactatgtattgttttttaccattgttgtgagccgccccaagtctacggataggggcggcatataaatccagtaaatctaatctaatctaattcaaaAATGTGTATGGGGAAAAGCTGCCTTAATTGTTCAAGAGAGAACGCATCACAACAAAGATTCAGAAATATAAAtgcttatattttttaatttttaaaactacatATTTAGCCAATGTTAATGTTCCAAAAttaatatagtaaaaaaaaagagagcagagagaatttaaaaagtaaaattaattggCCAATCTATCACAAAGTCAGTTGGAACCAAACAGACAGTTTAGAACCGGGAGAAAAGTAAAAACAAGAGGGCATGTAAATAATTTCTAGATTACCATCAATACGGTACACAACCATTGGCATTGAATTTCATATTTTTTAACCGCTAAGTACTGGCTTACTTATTTTAGGGCACACCATGACATGAAAATTTAGAAATGAATGATCAGAAAGCAACAGCTGCAGAACAAATCTCCTGAAACCATTCACGGAGGAAACTATAACATTAATATACTACTGCAAATATTAATTGCCTTTATTAGCTAGCGAGGAAAACCCCTAGAATCATTTTACTAACCTGACCAAGTTTTACATGGTTGTTTCAGCCCTTTTCTCTTCTTACAACTAGAATCTAAATTGAACTTAACCTTAACTGAacacattattattgttatacgGGTAGGCattgacttacagccattccgTTTAGTGACCAGAGTTATAatggcaacaaaaaaaaaatgacttatgactggttttcacacttatggccccGTAGTCACGTGATCAGTTTATGGGTACTTGGTAACTGATCGTTGcactgtcctgggatcatgtgatcaccatttgtaaccttcccagctaacttctgacaaacaaaatcaatgggggaagccagattcgcttaacaactgcatgattcacttaacaactgcagtgatttccataacaactgtgacaaaaagtcataaaatggagtgaAATTCACTCAACCACCACCTTCCTTTAGGaatagaaattttgagctcaattgtgcttGTAATTTGATATCTACCTGTAATTACGTAAAAGCAAAGAAAATACTGATATTGTCagggaaataaaaatattctcaAACAGAAACCATAGTTAGGGcaagtagaggaaaaaggacggcATGCTAGgaaactctatggtgggggaactggacttccgGTCCACTCTAGAATTGAACAAGGGGCTTccggttaggacctttgtggctctttgaatgtttaaggttgccaagtaTTTAACATTGCCAACCCTTGAACAAGGCCAACACAGCTTTTGCTCATCCTTAAGCACTGCCAAAAGGCGGTGCGCTTTACAAAATCAGTTGAGAAACAAATTTTGCAACCAAAGCTCTGGAATATACacagctccccccacccttttGCAACAGTCTCAGTAATGCTAGGGAATGAGGGCAGTACTGTATTCCAGGTGTGAGAAAATTCTCCTATTATCTTGAGTGGATGCAACTCCATACACTCTAGTTCCATGAGAcaaacctatgacatgtgtgccacaggtgacatgtggaACCAacatctgagggcacgcaaggcgttCCCTATGTCAgctgtcagctgattttcagccttctagaGGGCGAGGAGGAAGTCATTTTCGCCGtccctgggcttcaggaaagcctccggagtctGAAAACCAGACCAAAAGGCCCAACCAcaaattcagaaacaaactttCTATTGGaccattgggattttttttttttgccattcacaggctccagaggctttcctaaaTCCTGGGGAAcgcaaaaatgacctccccctaCCCTctgaaaggctgaaaatcagctggaatctGTATTTCACCATCCACAGACTCTGAAGGCTTCAGTGAGCTCTGTGTGAATGCAGGGAGAAGCGCAGGAAGGGCTTTGCGGGCATGCgcgggggcattgcattatggatgtgggatattgcacatgcccttttggcacctgagcaaaaaaaaggttcaccatcactgccctagttggTCAAATATTGAGAACATGTTAGCTTGCAAAGTAATTTCTGGATACAAATCTTCCCTTGCTTGGAGCAACCTCGAAATAAAACCGGGTTTTAGCTGTGCTTGTGGCACACTATCCGAAATATGCTAAATTGAACCAACAAAGCAGGATACAAAGTGGTAGGACCAAAGATAAAGAAACATACAAAGGCATGTTGCTATAAACTATATTTAACTGTATTTTCCCATCTCACACTTATTTCCTTTGGCTTACTATTTTTAGTTATTTCCTGGACTTTGTAAAAAGTTATTTAGGTATATAAGTAAATGGAACATTAATTGAGCTTATGGGCACCTTAAcaatcctatacagtggtacctcattttacgaacacctcttctaacaaacttttcaagatacgaacttggtgtttaagatttttttgcctcttcttccgaactattttcaccttacgaacccaagccactgctgctgggatgaaggggtttctttattttcccttttttgaagaaagaaaaggaaggggcggcttggagggggaaagactttgcattaacaaaagtaggagaacagcgtgcttgcaggcactgaaagggtgtcttttgaagaaagaaaagggaggggcagcttggagggggaaagactttgcagagaacagccacaggcactgaaagagtgtcttttgaagaaagaaaagggaggggcggcttggagggggaaagactttgcagagaacagccacaggcactgaaagagtgtcttttgaagaaagaaaagggaggggcggcttggagggggaaagactttgcagagaacagccacaggcactgaaagagtgtcttttgaagaaagaaaagggaggggcgccccccttgcctttcttccttcccactcaccctttagcctagccttgcttcttccacccgccccctttagctgctcctccctgccctctgttcgcctcccttctaaagtttgggattttcctgaaggatttgcacgcattatttgcttttacattgtttcctatgggaaacattgtttcgtcttacgatcttttcaccttacgaacctcctcctggaacctatcatgaggtaccactgtattaccaagTCCAGAAAGCAAGGAATAGATGTGTTCCTCCAAACAGGGGAGTTACAAAATACACATAATGAGGATGTGGTAACCCAGATTCCAATCAACGTGTCAAGCAGTTACCTGAAACATATTGTCATCTCTGTTGCTACTTTGCACAGAGGAGGCTGCACCTCTGGAACTTTCGCCAGTCTTCTGTTTCTTCACAGGTTTTTCTGgggctgtttgttttttcctcttttccttggcatttaatgataataataaagaaGGGCTTACTGGAGAACTATTAGTTTCAGTTCACACAACTAGCTCTTTTCCCCACAAGTATATGAGAATGAAGAGAGGGATTCCAAACCCGAATATTAAGCCTCTCTGCTTCTACTCAATGTTACAGCAAGGCTACACATTATTTCCATTTCTACAGCGTGACCTAGAATTGAGGCTTAAAATAAATCTCATCTGTCAAATAGGACAGCAAGATAAACTATTGTATtcatcagagtataagatgcacctttcccctcccctcaaaaaaagagggtgaaaatttggacaCGTCTTATCTTATACACCAAACATAGTCCCACCCAGCCTCTCAAACTgaggtttcagaggcttttttttttagcttctgAAACTtgtttgagaggctgggcagggctacaaggtttcagaggctggaaaaaagcctctgaactGGATGTTTCACAGGTTGAAAAGGCAAAgcacagagctcacaaccaacaaacctgttgctaaagttcacctctgAAACAGCTGATTGAGAGTATTCAGGGAGGCCATCCAGCcccccaatcagcttttttcttattttcctccccaaaaactaaggtgtgtcttatactcacaGTACagcttatattccaaaaaatacgccAGTTGGAATTAGTTTTAAATCATATTTCAAAATTTGCAGTTAAGCTACAGATACATTACAATTGAACTGAATTTTGGCTTATAGCTCTTCAGTTATAAGAGAAGAAACAACATGGGCCAACATGGTTTCATTTCTTTTCACAAAAGGAATTGCAAGTATAAGGCTACCATCTCCCAGAAGTGATCTTACAACATAAAGCCTACAGTTTTTATCTatgggaaaatatttaaataagaatTTGAAAAGCAAAAGGCACTGTGTTCCAATTATATTCACATTTATTATATCTAGAGAAGATAGGCCTGAGCATAAATCTGGAAGTGGAAGATTTTTATCTGCAgaagagttattaatgggaaggagGTCAATTAACCTCTTTCTACAGGGGACTATGAAACAGAATGTAAATCTAATTACTTACTGACAGCAGATGATTTGCATGCTGAAATTTAAAAGAACACAGAATATTAGCATCCCATTATGGTCTATTTAAATTAGCAATCAGAATAATGCTTGTCATAAAAAGGCTAAATACTTAGCAAAGGCAAAAATCCATCCCATATCTTGTCCCAAGGTTGctttaaaaaagccaacaacTTTGAACTGCAACAGTTCTTTGAATTAGGCTACAGTTCTCCATATCCATTCAGCAAGATAAtgttagtattttattttaaattgaatcaATAGACTCAAGAATTTTGAATAagataaagacaaaaacaaagcATTTCTAATCAAGATTAGAAATGTGATTCCAAGAATGATACTTTCAACTTAAACCATAAAAAACAGCACATGTAGTAAATATCAgcaaatatttattatataacagagattattttaatttctattttaataaaaagtaaaatttaaCTGAAGTGTTTTTCTGACAAAAGAATATTTATATGGTTCGTTTCATTTGTAGGTTTTAAATACCAATCCAAAGCCTTTGGTTCTTTAAGTTATATTTATGGTTAGTAAGATAATTCAAAAGCTGTTTTATATAAAATAATCACCGCTGTATCAGCATCTGAATCGCTGCCAGATGAGCTTGAAGACACAAGTTCCTTTGATTTAGGCAttctaggaagaaaaaaaatgcagtgaAAAATTAGCATGTTTCCAACAAATTTTGTTGGGACTAATTTGCTGGCAAATATGCAAGCATGCATTATCAACTCATTCTTTCCTCCAATGCGATAATCAAGCATTCATACTTAAATCAACAAAGATAGTATGATAGAACAGTTAACATATTAAACTAGGAGCTCGGATCCCAACACACCAATCCATCCACAGCTCATTGGCCAACATTCTTTATCCTACCTGCCTGCCTCATAGACTGTATTTCTAAAGGAAAAATAGCAAGGAGCAATTTATGGCAGCCTAAGCACTAAAATGAAAGATAAGTTATATAGATCATCTTCAACTTACAATTGGTTGCTTAGTGAAGTTATGACAGACCACCCAAAAGGGACTTACAACCCAGTTTCAAAGTTCCAATGGTGTGagtatgtttttgtgtgtgttgcaATTGCATGATATTTATGGCATTTGGCAAACAGCCATTTGCAGCATTACTATGGTCATGTAACCATGATTTATATTGCTTTGATGAAAACTGGCATTTATGCTGGGTTTATGTGGCATTCAGTTAACAACTATcacaaaaaaagtcataaaaacaTGTCACACTGTGATTCACTTTACAAGCGTcaaaaattatgaaaataatgAGAAGGCTCCATTATAGTTCTAAGTCAAGGGCTCACTATAATTTCTAGTAAATATCAAAATAATATTTAAGGATTAGGATACACAGTTTATTTTAGCATTGAGATTATACGAACAAGGGTGccgtttaaaaaaaagatttagttAGGCACAGCTTTTCCATGTAAGTAATACCTACAATTCCTTCTTTCACCCATGTTTTTATTCTGTATTATAAAGACAGTATATCTGTCTGTCTCCAAAACCTTCTGCATCATATTACATGGCTGATTGACAGAGGATGAAGACATTCCAAAGAATCTGGAGACACAGAGATATCCCACCTTTATagtaaagaatgaaaaaaatgtgGAGAAGAGCAAAAGAGTAGATCAAAAGGTTATGAACATAAATTTGTAATCAGGGTATCCAGAGTGAGAGAACAGGTAGAGTGGGCTTCAAGTGTAAGGCTAAAAATAAGAAAGCATATCTGAAAAGAGCTAGGAAGGAACCATAGGCAAGTTTTATACCTTCCACTTTGTTTGAGATATAATCTCCACTAAAAGAAACTATAGAAAAATATGATTTGctttaaggaaaaaaaagtcCTTTATACAATACTGATTGTATTACAGTATACTTTAATATAATTGTTTAAATTGCATGCTATCATGATGTATAAAATACGACTTTATTTACTTCCCTCTTTAGTGTTCTTACTTGAAGAATTCTTAGAAATTCTAAGGAGCACAATATTTAACTTCAGTAATCTGATAAGATTTTGTCTTAATATGGGACTTTGAATTTTAACCCTAACACTGTATGATAATCACATTTATTtatgagaaaaggaaaatgcAATAGAAGAAAAAGACCAACACACCAACATTTCAATATGACAAAGTTATAGACATATTATGATAGGAGAAAAGAATCTTTATATATTTAGAATACAAAAACAGATTAATGGAGAAAGTTAAAGAACTGTGTAACAATGCAGAGTGAAAAACAATTAACATCTAATAATTGCAAAAGAGTTCTTGTTCTCatgctttcttttaattgtaAAGAAAGTGAAAATGATTCTACAGTACATTCCTGCAAAATATAACCAGTCATTAAAGCAGGAATGCAAATCAAAGTGCCAAGTAAGTACTCTGGGATATAATAGCACAATCATAAAATAGCAGTTATAGAAGTATAATTATGCTTCAGTTGGGAAGTGGCCTGCAACATTGAAGTGTAAAACACAGATAGTAATTAAGGTATACTCCTCCCATTCAGAGGTTTAATGTACTTTTGTGATGTGTTAAACACATGTAAGATTTTCTTATAAAATATACATTAATTCATTACACAATTCATAAACATGCATTAATTCATTAATGTATTACTTAGAGTATTACTTGGTACAAGCGCTTGAAAACTATTCCATCAACATTCTCATCTCAAGAATTTCATGTCCTCTttactcttcctctttttccccaaACATTAGCAGACATGTACTGCTAATATACAAAGTCAACTGGAGATCATAAACATGCATGCCAATCCTACAATCCTTAAAACTGTCATGCAAGGCCTGAACCAAATGAGATGTAACAGCCCATGAAGAAGTAAATCACTGGAGAGAAGATTGAGGCCACAAAGCACAATAGTTCTGTGGGTTACTCTAGttcattctttctttaaaaaaatttactgtggggacaccatttttaaaaaatggaggacCCAGGACAACTTGTACAGGTTATACTTGGTATTTACCATATCAAAACTTAAAATTGATGCATTTTCTGACATTCCTCACAATTGTTTGATGAGTTTTGGATACTGCGTTATATTCCAATATAGGCTGGCAAATCATTTTGATTTCGTAGACCCACGAGTGGGCTTGGTGGGGAGGATGCACCAAAAGTTTATCACTATTGTTGTGTGTACACCAAGAGCTTCTGCACTGGGgacaaattatctctctctctctctttttttttctttctgtctatcaAACATGTATAGTGGTTTGTacaaaatataagtaaaaagtaacgataaaacagaacagtaggacaggacgGTAGGTACAGTGGTGcacatgcacaccccttacagatctcttagaaataggagaggtcaa
This genomic interval carries:
- the SUB1 gene encoding activated RNA polymerase II transcriptional coactivator p15 isoform X2, whose translation is MPKSKELVSSSSSGSDSDADTAHANHLLSEKRKKQTAPEKPVKKQKTGESSRGAASSVQSSNRDDNMFQIGKMRYVNVRDFKGKVLIDIREYWMDQEGEMKPGRKGISLNPEQWSQLKEQISDIDDAVRKL
- the SUB1 gene encoding activated RNA polymerase II transcriptional coactivator p15 isoform X1, coding for MPKSKELVSSSSSGSDSDADTAHANHLLSAKEKRKKQTAPEKPVKKQKTGESSRGAASSVQSSNRDDNMFQIGKMRYVNVRDFKGKVLIDIREYWMDQEGEMKPGRKGISLNPEQWSQLKEQISDIDDAVRKL